The stretch of DNA AATTCGGCGCCGTGCCGGCCGGGGACATCGTCATCGTGGCACTGAGGTACGCCGATGTCGTACCGGTCATCACCCAGTACGGAAACACGTTGACCGACAAGGTGATCGTCGACATCAGCAACCCTTTCAACGCCGATGCCGACGGGCTCGCCATCCCCGATGACACCTCGATCGCCCAGGAAGTCGCTAAGGCGGCTCCGGCCGGCGCCCGCGTGGTGAAGGCATTCAACACCGTCTTCGGTCATGTCCTGGAGAAGGGCCTGACGCCGGATGTATTCATCGCCGGCGACGACGCGCAGGCCAAGGCCGGCGTGTCGGAGTTCATCGCCAGTCTCGGACTGCGACCGTTGGACGTCGGCGGTTTGACCATGGCGCACTGGCTGGAGGGCACGGGCCTGGTTCTCATGGGCCTCGCCCGTCATGGGGTAGGAAACTTCGATGTCGCACTCGGCGCCACCGAGTTTTCCGGCTGATCGAGAACGGATTCGAGGGCACTCAAGGGCCATAAGTTAGACAGACGTCAACTATTTACCGCCGCGAATCTGGCTGTTACAGTCAGCCTGTGCCCAAGAACAGCGTGGCCGCAGTGGCTGACGGTGGTCAGCGGCGCGCCTCTTATCAACGTGCGAGGTCCCACGAGACAAAGCGCGCTCTGGTGCAGGCCGCGATGGCGCTATGGCGCACCAACGGCTACGCCAAGACGACGGTGGCCGACATCTGCCGCGCCGCCGGCGTCTCGCGCGCGCTGTTCTACTTCTATTTCCCGGCCAAGGAA from Mycobacterium sp. JS623 encodes:
- a CDS encoding NADPH-dependent F420 reductase, which gives rise to MKSISIIGTGNMARAIGALAVAGGNAVEVVGRDQSKAADLATALGGGATAGEFGAVPAGDIVIVALRYADVVPVITQYGNTLTDKVIVDISNPFNADADGLAIPDDTSIAQEVAKAAPAGARVVKAFNTVFGHVLEKGLTPDVFIAGDDAQAKAGVSEFIASLGLRPLDVGGLTMAHWLEGTGLVLMGLARHGVGNFDVALGATEFSG